The Fructilactobacillus ixorae genome has a window encoding:
- a CDS encoding PTS transporter subunit IIC, producing the protein MKKSQFVPETTPTTWKGWVYQVSQGVSNTILVILGMGLLLSTLGTALHWRALFEAGVMGQHLLAPALGMAVAVMLRTTTLVTGATMIASTVGANAVYFTTGPVAKTVTATHWVTDQPTGATILTIGQPVSAVLAAVVAALIGKWLTGKTPLDLVLVPFTTALTGCIAGLLFAAVTTPALNWISERLADTMEFSPVVGSMIVATAWFLFLMTPASSAALAIAVQLDPKSSGAALIGTTIGFVVFTAMSFRQNDWGGNLAQTLVTPKVQFPNLLKRPVYILGPVLIVMVMAPIAVVGCHFRVPFTIAGLGLNSLIAPLWLWANDRTGLLTLLGLGVIVPALLGFAYYQLLHWLGKTNPDDLRLTEV; encoded by the coding sequence ATGAAAAAATCACAATTTGTCCCAGAAACAACTCCCACCACGTGGAAAGGGTGGGTCTATCAAGTTTCGCAAGGAGTTTCAAACACCATTCTGGTTATTTTAGGGATGGGATTGTTACTAAGTACGCTCGGCACCGCCTTGCACTGGCGAGCATTATTTGAAGCGGGGGTCATGGGGCAACACCTGCTAGCGCCCGCGCTCGGAATGGCGGTGGCGGTCATGCTACGGACTACGACGCTGGTGACGGGGGCGACCATGATTGCTTCCACCGTGGGGGCTAACGCCGTTTACTTTACCACCGGACCGGTAGCAAAGACCGTTACGGCGACTCACTGGGTGACGGATCAGCCGACGGGGGCGACCATTTTGACCATTGGACAACCTGTTTCAGCAGTCTTAGCAGCGGTCGTGGCGGCTCTGATTGGGAAATGGTTGACAGGGAAAACCCCGTTGGATTTGGTATTGGTGCCCTTTACCACCGCCCTAACGGGTTGCATTGCGGGCCTCTTGTTTGCGGCCGTAACCACCCCGGCTTTGAACTGGATTAGTGAGCGGCTGGCGGATACGATGGAGTTTAGCCCAGTTGTGGGGTCGATGATCGTCGCCACGGCGTGGTTCCTGTTTCTCATGACCCCAGCCTCCTCGGCCGCACTGGCAATTGCAGTACAACTGGATCCGAAGTCGAGTGGGGCGGCTTTAATTGGAACCACGATTGGTTTTGTGGTCTTTACCGCCATGTCATTTCGCCAAAACGATTGGGGTGGGAATCTCGCTCAGACGCTGGTAACTCCCAAGGTTCAGTTTCCAAACCTATTGAAACGCCCGGTGTACATCCTCGGACCAGTGCTGATCGTTATGGTGATGGCACCCATCGCCGTGGTTGGGTGTCACTTCCGCGTACCCTTTACGATCGCGGGCCTGGGTCTCAATTCACTGATTGCGCCGTTGTGGTTGTGGGCAAATGATCGCACCGGGCTGCTCACGTTGCTAGGCTTGGGCGTGATTGTGCCAGCGCTACTGGGCTTCGCTTACTACCAGCTTTTGCACTGGCTCGGCAAGACGAATCCAGATGATCTCCGCCTGACTGAAGTTTAA
- a CDS encoding Cof-type HAD-IIB family hydrolase, whose product MIKLIALDLDNTLLNSKKQISPRNEQVLRQLHEAGLRMVLCTGRPINAIWNYIEQLGLTTATDYTITFNGGLVIQNPTNQVLAEQGMPKADLQPLYQFAKAQRVPLDVLDFHQVYPLQELGTSIYQEKLNGKINFHPASFATLPEQTYAKGILANQAERLDQLQQVLPVELTTRYHVVRSQPEILEFLPPQVDKAAGLSALLQHFGWTFAELMAFGDAENDAGMLAHAGVGVAMGNATPAIKQVAHFQTTTNDQDGVATFLTRYFPQQ is encoded by the coding sequence TTAAACTCGAAAAAGCAAATTAGCCCGCGCAACGAACAGGTGCTCCGGCAGTTGCACGAAGCCGGGTTACGGATGGTTTTGTGTACCGGGCGCCCAATTAATGCCATCTGGAATTACATCGAGCAACTCGGCTTGACCACTGCCACGGACTACACGATTACTTTTAACGGAGGGCTGGTAATTCAAAATCCGACGAACCAGGTCCTAGCCGAGCAGGGGATGCCGAAAGCGGACCTACAACCGCTCTACCAGTTTGCTAAGGCCCAGCGGGTGCCCCTCGATGTCTTAGATTTTCATCAGGTGTATCCGCTCCAGGAACTCGGGACCTCCATTTATCAAGAGAAGTTAAACGGTAAAATTAACTTTCACCCGGCTTCGTTTGCGACGCTCCCGGAGCAAACCTATGCCAAGGGCATTCTGGCTAACCAAGCCGAGCGTTTGGATCAATTACAGCAGGTGCTCCCCGTGGAGTTGACTACCCGGTATCACGTGGTCCGCTCCCAACCAGAGATTCTAGAATTCTTGCCACCTCAGGTGGATAAAGCAGCGGGGCTTTCCGCCTTGTTACAACACTTTGGATGGACCTTTGCGGAGTTAATGGCGTTTGGGGATGCGGAAAATGACGCCGGGATGTTAGCGCACGCGGGAGTTGGGGTGGCCATGGGGAACGCGACCCCAGCAATCAAGCAGGTGGCGCACTTTCAAACCACCACGAACGACCAGGATGGGGTTGCGACCTTTTTGACCCGGTATTTTCCCCAACAATAA